The sequence below is a genomic window from Bos javanicus breed banteng chromosome 5, ARS-OSU_banteng_1.0, whole genome shotgun sequence.
AGGAATGAGGCAggcctgccccaccccagccctatCGGGCCCTGCCGGCAGCTAAAGGACTACTGTGCCATCAAATGGAGAGGCCAGCAGGGACCCACAGAGCCCACGGAAACCCCGGATGTTTAGCTTCAGGGTTGGAGCTAAGGGGCCCTCAGATTAGGGGGTGATGTAAGCACAGTGGCTTTTATGAGTTTGGGGTCCATTTCAGCCCAGCTGATGCCTTTTCCTTTGGGTTTTAAAAAGCTGTTCACAGCCCTGCCATACTTCCTGGTCTGACACaaattacattttccttttctctgagtcCTCTgataaccagatttttttttttttttgcatgatccTCACAACCCTTTGAGAACAAAGGCAGGGAGACtagtccatttcacagatggagacaCTGAGAACCTCAGGGCACAGAAAGTAAGAAGAGGCCACCGGGCTGGGGCCCAGGCCTCCTCCAGAGCCAGGACTCTTTTTCCCACGGGGTGCAAGCACCGCCTCCCTCTCTGATCGCTGTTCGCCTCTGTCATCTCACAGTTTTCATGGGAGCCATGAAGCTGAACGAGAGGAGTGTGGCCCACTACGCACTGAGCGACTCCCCGGCAGACCACACAGGCTTCCTGCGCACGTGGGGAGGCGCAGGGACGCCACCCACCCCCAGTGGCGCTGGCCGAAGGTGCTGGTTTGTCCTCAAGGGCAACCTGCTGTTCTCCTTTGAGAGTCGAGAGGGCCGGGCGCCTCTGAGCCTTGTGGTGCTAGAGGGCTGCACGGTGGAGCTGGCGGAGGCTCCCGTGCCTGAAGAGTTTGCCTTCGCCATCCGCTTCGACGCTCCTGGGGTGCGCCCACACCTGCTCGCGGCAGATGGGCCGGCGGCCCAGGAGGCTTGGGTGAAGGCGCTGTCTCGGGCAAGCTTTGGGTACATGCGCCTGGTGGTGCGCGAGCTGGAGAGCCAGTTGCGTGAAGCCCGCCACAGCCTGGACCTGCACCGCCGCTCATCCTGGAAGGCCGTTTCCAGCCGCTGCAAGCCCCAGGCTCCTGACCGCTGGTCCCCTGGCCTGGAGAACGGCCACTCCCTCTCTAGAGATTGCAGCCCAATGGGCTTGGTGGAAGAAGGGGGCAGCCGGCCAGCAGGGCGGGGCTTGGCCGAGTGGGAGCTGCAGggccctgccagcctcctcctaGGCAGGGGGCAGAGCCCCGTGTCCCCTGAGACCTCCTGCTTTTCTACCCTGCATGAGTGGTACGGCCGGGAGATTATGGAGCTGAGGCGGGCCTGGCTGCAGAGGGCCCAGGAGAACCAGCCAGAATGCAAGGACCAGGACAGACCCTGAGCCTGGGCCCTTCGGGTTCAGCCCTTGTCCTGCTGGTCAGGATGCCAGGGCCAGTGCTTTTTCAGGAGTTTAAGGTTttataggttctttttttttttttttaactggtttCTGAAGTTGCTTTTGAGGTGAGCATTCTGCTTCCTGCTTTTTAGGTTTTTCCCCCAGGTTCCAAGTCCACCTTCATGCCTAGAGGGAACTGCAAAATCATTAACTTTCAACCCATTTATttcctgaggcccagagaggagaggTGGCTTGCTCAGCAGTCACAAGGCAAGACTCAGGTCTGCTGACTCTGCGCTGGACTGCCCCTCTCTCAGGggatattaatattaatgaagTGGGTAATATCACATGACCACAGGTCACTCCACCTTCACCTATACGATTCTACAGTTTCCAACATGGGGAATCTTGTGTAAATACCCGAAGTTGCCTGCAGTGTTGGCTTGAGGGATTGACACTGTCAGAAAAAGTGGACTTACTGTGTCACAGGGGTTTCTGGGGCTTGGCTCCTCCTGAGTGGTGAGAAGATTGAACATGGGACCCCTATCCTGCAGTGAAGACAGGGCTCTTTGGTGAGACAGGGCCTTTAGTAAAGAGGGATTTATCCTGATCAGAAAGTGTTAGGGCCCCTCTTCTTTCCCTGACTGCCCTGTCAACAGATGGTGCTGGTCACTGCCCCAGGAGGGGCCAGTAGCTTTTCTGTTAGCAGAAACTCTGTCCTCAACTCCCTGGGAAAGTCAGTGACTTTGAATTTCAGTCCTGGGCATTTTAGGAGCTTGGACATAGGATTCCTGGCACCCTGTGATAAACTCTTCTCTCTTGACTGGGCCCCTAAAGGTATTCCCGATCCAGAAACCCCTAGGAACTCCTTCAGTCTTTCTTATTACCCAGAGTGTATCTGCCAAGACCCTCTGGTTTCTACTGTCACCAGCATGGtgccaagcatttttttttaccagttgtTCTGAGAGGCAAAGTGACTGGGTGGACAGGGCCAGAGGCCAATCAGCCTGGCATCCTGATTCTGGTGGCAGCGGCTGGATGGAAGATTCAGAGCCTGGTCCAGTATACACAATCTCTCCCTTAGCCTCTTTCCCTCACTGGGGTCTTATGAGGCCTGACGAGGGGCCAACTAGGCCTAGAGTCTTCAGCTTAAGAGCGTTTTTCAGTCCAGGAGGCTGCAATGCTGCCCAGGGTCCAGGACCTGCTCCGGGGAAGCTGGGTTTGTTTCCTAAGAAGAGGGGCTACCTTTCTAGCCCTGTATGGGAGCCCCACAGCCTGTGTCTCTTGTTTTATACGCAGTTATTATAGGGTTTTTGGTTATATTTATTGTTACAGTGCTTTTTATACGATTAAAACACCATGTTTATTACTCGTATTGGTTCCTTTTTAGCAGTTTGTGTGAAAGCCCCCATTCCCCCCCTTTTCAGATATATATTCCCCCTTTTcagatatattttacatttggttGTACATAACATATACCGTGGCATGAAATAAATTTCCAAAATCATTTCAGTAGCACAAGTAATAAAtttgaattgtatttttaaagtgtttaaaaaatagtttgaagTTCAATTAAAGTGGTCTTTCATTTCAGTAACTCCCTGCTCGGCCAAGCCCTGGCTGTCCTGGGTGCGGGAACAATACCAGAAATCTGCAAGTTTCACAAGAACAACCCCAGTCAGATGGTCCCACCCTCCAAGCCTGGAATGAGGCGTGTACCCGGGCCTTGGCGTCATCCTCGTGACGTCACCATGTGCCGCAGCAGGAACTAGGTACACTGCGCAAGTCTGTGAGCCGGACCTCTCGTTTGATCCCTACAGACTCGCGAGGCTTGGGCGGCGTTCTTCCTGAGGGTGTCACTGGGGCCGGGCAGTGGGGTCCCGGGGCCCGGACTAGGGGCGGAGCTGGGAGATGGCGTCCGGAGCGGCTCGGTGGCTGGCGTTGGTACGCGTCGGATCTGGGGCTTCCCGGAGCTGGCTGAGCCTGAGGAAAGGTGGTGATGTCTCCGCCGGACGGAGCTGCTCAGGTCAGAGTCTGGTACCGACGAGGTCGGTCATCGTTACTCGCAGCGGCGCCATTTTGCCCAAACCGGTGAAAGTGAGTGTCTGCCTGGAGGCGGGGCGAAGGGGCCGAGGCCAATCATTGTGGGGAGTGTGTGCAGGTTGACGCTGATTGACAGGAGCAAAGGCCAGTCGAACGACTGCCTTAGACCGGAAGCCGGATCAAGGACAAAGTTTTGCGCTGATGCATTGCTAGTTTCGACAAATGGGAGGAAGTGGCCGGTTGAGTTAAGTGGTTGTTGTTGAGCCGGGTACAGGGAGACAGAAGATGGGGGTCAAGAGCGGAGAAAGATGGCACTTTGCACTAGTTCATCCAGAGGAGCGCAGTGCCCTGGCTCTTTGGAGCCAAAGGACTCGGCTTTATGCATACAGTATAGACAAGTCTTGTTACGTCTCTACTTCGTAGTTGATGGGATGAAAAACGAATTTGTAAATAAACGGTTCGTgggacagactttatctttttgtgaGTTTGGACCTAGTATTTAATTCATGTGACTAGGTGTGCAGGGAATTATTACAATctgtttttacaaatgaaaaatgaggGGCCAGAGTAGGGAAGCCAGTGTGCAAAGCTAACAGCTGAGTTAGGTTCTGGAATTCAGACTTCCTGTTGGTACAGCCCCCACCAGATCCTGTTTTCCCATTACTGAGTGTTACTACATGCCCTCAGTACCCTTGGAGTTTTTTCAGTAAAATAAGAACAACCCCTTATaccgggattttttttttttttttaattccagggCTGTGTGAgagttacaaaacaaaaacaaattcttttAAAGCTATTTTGGCCGTCGCAAGCTTACACAAAGTGAGTTCAAACCTGTCTCACAGCAAGAAACAGGGTCCAGCTGTTAGGGAAAAGCTGCCTTTAAAGAGGCAcgattgaaaaacatttttttgcgGGCGAACCCCTGTAGGGAAATAATGAGAGGAAATGTTGAGATTTTATTGGAACTTCTCAAGTCTATTTAAATAGTCTTTTACTATAAAAAACATACTCAGTTTTCAAAATACACCTGTTTCTAAAATGTAATATAGTGAAGTCACATTTGTCAGGCACCAGGGAACCAGTTAGAGAACTGTACAGAATCTCTCTTCAGTGTACATGTTCATAATTTTGTAATCCGTTTGCATGTATTTAGTGACTtactagggagaaggcaatggcaccccactccagtactgttgcccggaaaatcccatggatggcggagcctggtgggctgcagtccatggggtcgctaagagtcggacacgactgagcgacttcactttcagttgtcactttcatgcattggagaaggaaatggcaacccactccagtgttcttgcctggagaatcccatggacggagaagcctggtgggctgcagtccatggggtcgcacagagttggacatgactgaagcgacttaatagtagtagtagtagtgactTACTCAAGCAGAACTGAACTATTATTTCCATAGTCCACCTCCTAGTACTTTACCTGTTTAAAAGCATCTGCAAGTAATTAATAGCTAGTGCCTTAATTTTTAGATGTCTGTAAGAGTgccttgtatttttctttctggtgtaCAGTTTGATGGCCATAGAATCACTTTATCTCTTCTTCTAATCATTTTTCTTGCTCCGAATTTTTCCAAGGACTTTAAAATCAAGTTGCTTAATGATCAATCTGAGATCCACAGGAGGGAATGCCCCTGAGAGGGACAGGCCTTCTGTGGTCTTGCTAGAGTGGGCACTGGAGCTCACAGCCACCACTCTGACCCTCTGCAGATGTCCTTCGGCCTTCTCCGAGTGTTCTCCATTGTGATCCCCTTTCTCTATGTTGGGACGCTCATTAGCAAGAACTTTGCTGCTCTACTTGAGGAACATGACATTTTTGTTCCAGAGGACGACGATGATGACGACTAACAGGTAAGATTTGCTTCTCCCCCACACATGGGCCAGGAGCCGGAAGTAGGGTGGAGCATCGGAACTGTGATGTGGTTTGGAGACAAGCAGGAGCACAGACTTTTAATGAATTGACACACTTGCTGGCTAATATCTTTTATGTCACCTTTTCTCTATGTTGGATGAAGGAAACTATCTTACTGACTTACAAATTCACTGAGGTCTCTTCCAGCCAGGTTGAATCCCAACCACCCTTTTCTATTTGccctttgaaagtgttagtcactcagttgtgtctgatttctttgtgaccctgatgaactgtagccctcgaggttcctctgtccatggaattctccaggcaagaatactgaagtgggtagccattcccttctccacgggatcttcccttctgacccagggattaaacgctggtctcctgcattgcaggcagattctttgcagtttgagccactagggaagcccatttggcCTTTATGTACCCTCAATTCTCTCAACCCACAAACTTTGTAGATAATTTAATATGCCTTACACACCCATCACAGCTTCTTTTCACCAGCTCCACAATGAAATTTAGAAACTACAGGCCCTACAGTGAGCTCCGGCTACCAGCAGTCTGTACATAGGCACTGCAGCCTggctcatacactgctcacagaCCTTTCCCCAGGGCCAGTTCCATTCAGCTTTCTTGTGCTGACTTCCGGTGCCCTAGTATGTGCTGACTGGCTGTATTATTGTTGTAAATAAGAACCCTCCTGACTCTCTGGTCTGGTTTTTAAGGCTTGCCATGATCTGGTTACACCTATTATTCCAGCCTTATCTCCCATATTATCTTCCACATACCTACCCCCAGTTAGTCACTATTTCTTGAATTCCGCACTCTTAGCCACTCCCAGGCAGTAGTAGCCCATTATTCCTCCCGACTGAAAGGCTATTTCCCACTGTGCTGTTTGTACCAGTTCTTCATTATCTTTGATGAAGATATCTTTCCTCATCCCTCCACTTGAAAGTGACTGCTCTGCCCTCTTACTGACCAGTACCTCTTGTGGTATTCAGTATTATACACTTAAGATATACTCTAAACTCTACTCGACTACATTTTGCTGCAGGaaacatgttttttgttttttaaatatctttgggGTCCCAGTGCCCGGTCTGGTGAATGTAAATATATGAATGAGTAACTGAGTGTACTCAAAGCTGCCTTTCTCCTGGCGTGTTTGGTAGaacctctgtggaattctctttcAGTCTATGGTTAGAGGTCTGTTCTGTCAGCCAGCTCATTGCTGCTTTCCTTTTTTGCAGGGCCTGGAGGaaggacagaaaggagaaagCCCTAACTTAAGAAATGGTGATGCTCGCAGCCTCGCCTCCTTTCCCATCCGTAGATGGGCCCGGGGACAGCCCTCAGCCTCCCAACCCCCGTGAAGACCCCTGCATGGTCTGTGACCACGGCCCAAATCCCCAGGCTCTGGGAGGTTCCCGGAGATGTGCTGTTCACTGAGCATAATCAGATCATgaaaaaacataataaacatCAGCTCTGTGTGACTGAATGATGGCTGAAGTCTCTGGAGTTGGCTGTAGCTGCAGTTTATTGTCCCTGCCGTCCTATCTCTATCTGCTGAACAAATAGGTCTTTGACTTACAACCCAGAGTCTTCAGGCCCCTGTCGATCAACAAAGGAATTTGGGGAACCTGGgacaaattttcattatttacaaaagcctAACAGCTGCACAGGCTACCTAAAGGCTGAAACTTTTGTGCTGAGTAACACTGGCTAGTTAGCACATACAATCAGAAGCAGCTTTGAGTGTTAAAATAAGTCCTTGAGAAATACCACTTTTTAGCAAAAGGTGGGTTCCTTagctgaaaaaataataaaggggtTGTTGGTACTGAAAAATTTGGGACTCCTCAGGGTTATTGTACCTACAGATACTGAAgccccttctccagcatttagaCTGTCCAGGGATAGAAGAGACCGACACCATCCAGAGCAAACAgttctttcagatcagatcagatcagtcgctcggtgtgttcgactctttgtgaccccatgaatcgcaattCTTTAAGTGGGGTCAAAATGTATTCTTGTCACTTGAGCTACACCTCAATTCACAAAGGGAATATTTCTGTTCTGTGTGTGCACTGAACAGCTGTGTCTCTAGC
It includes:
- the SMDT1 gene encoding essential MCU regulator, mitochondrial, translated to MASGAARWLALVRVGSGASRSWLSLRKGGDVSAGRSCSGQSLVPTRSVIVTRSGAILPKPVKMSFGLLRVFSIVIPFLYVGTLISKNFAALLEEHDIFVPEDDDDDD
- the PHETA2 gene encoding sesquipedalian-2; the encoded protein is MGAMKLNERSVAHYALSDSPADHTGFLRTWGGAGTPPTPSGAGRRCWFVLKGNLLFSFESREGRAPLSLVVLEGCTVELAEAPVPEEFAFAIRFDAPGVRPHLLAADGPAAQEAWVKALSRASFGYMRLVVRELESQLREARHSLDLHRRSSWKAVSSRCKPQAPDRWSPGLENGHSLSRDCSPMGLVEEGGSRPAGRGLAEWELQGPASLLLGRGQSPVSPETSCFSTLHEWYGREIMELRRAWLQRAQENQPECKDQDRP